Proteins encoded by one window of Culicoides brevitarsis isolate CSIRO-B50_1 chromosome 2, AGI_CSIRO_Cbre_v1, whole genome shotgun sequence:
- the LOC134830073 gene encoding venom allergen 5-like, with amino-acid sequence MCDWFCNLILCRSGDDFQREALKAHNEYRASHGVPPLKLDKDLCKFSQEWAENLSSRGVMQHRPNNKYGENIYCKYGTGNVTVDGKEPVKSWYDEIQQYNFSSPGFSTGTGHFTQVIWRESTKLGIAKVENSKGQVFVVANYDPPGNVQGQYEENVPKIGAAKKVVVKEQPKTANLTQAKTSDVKGFSQFEVETLNSHNKYRKMHHAPPLSLNRNLCKFAEEWAKNLASRGVMQHRSNNSYGENIYYKWGTGNISVKGDDAVDSWYSEIKDYTFAAGKFTSGTGHFTQVVWKESRELGVGMAKNSKNQIFVVCNYDPAGNYEGQFRENVLPK; translated from the exons atgtgCGATtggttttgtaatttaattttgtgtcgtTCGGGAGACGATTTTCAAAGAGAAGCTTTGAAAGCTCATAACGAGTATCGAGCATCGCATGGCGTACCTCCATTAAAATTAGACAAAGATCTTTGCAAATTTTCTCAGGAATGGGCAGAg aaCTTATCATCACGTGGCGTCATGCAACATCGTCCCAACAACAAATACGGCGAAAATATTTACTGCAAATACGGAACTGGAAATGTCACTGTTGATGGCAAAGAACCCGTAAAGTCTTGGTATGACGAAATCCAACAATACAACTTCAGTTCGCCGGGATTTTCTACTGGAACGGGACACTTTACGCAAGTTATTTGGCGCGAAAGTACGAAATTAGGAATCGCCAAAGTCGAAAACAGCAAAGGACAAGTTTTTGTCGTTGCAAATTATGATCCTCCGGGTAACGTTCAAGGTCAATATGAGGAAAATGTGCCGAAAATAGGAGCAGCGAAAAAAGTTGTCGTTAAGGAACAACCAAAAACTGCGAATTTGACACAAGCGAAGACGAGTGATGTGAAGGGTTTCAGTCAATTTGAAGttgaaa ctCTAAATTCCCACAATAAATACCGTAAAATGCACCATGCGCCTCCATTAAGCCTCAATCGAAACCTTTGCAAATTCGCCGAGGAATGGGCGAAAAATCTCGCAAGTCGTGGCGTCATGCAACATCGCTCGAATAACTCGTATGGCGAGAATATTTACTACAAATGGGGCACCGGCAACATTTCCGTGAAAGGAGACGATGCTGTCGATAGTTGGTACAGCGAAATCAAAGATTACACCTTCGCTGCTGGCAAATTTACTTCAGGCACGGGACACTTTACGCAAGTTGTTTGGAAAGAAAGTCGCGAACTTGGCGTCGGAATGgcaaaaaacagtaaaaatcaaatttttgtcgtttgtAATTACGATCCAGCAGGAAATTATGAAGGGCAGTTCCGAGAAAATGTGTTACCAAAGTAG
- the LOC134830473 gene encoding PHAF1 protein CG7083 has protein sequence MLELEVIPERSLGCDNWEFALGMHFSQAVTIIQSLVGTIKGVQVHYSSENPLGVDLIINMPLDGIRLIFDPVVQRLKIIEVFNMKLVKLKYCGLEFNSPAVAPSIEQIEHSFGATHPGIYDSAKQVFVLHFRGLSFYFPVDSKPQPGYAHGLGSLHFDSGKSPVVAKMAIFSGANIAESKPPALPLQCYHSQIYLESATVLRTNYGTRGLRLNLYTEGTVRTLEQKKQCFTREIYFGDTCQDVTSSIGSPSRVFYKSEDKMRIHSPSAQRAGQPKRSDFFFNYFTLGIDVLFDANSQRVKKFILHTNYPGHYNFNMYHRCEFQLQLAPDKIAEDQPINSMVSVTAYSKWDSISNRLTPAERPVVLHRAGSTNTANPFGSTFCYGYQDIIFEVMPNNYIASLTIYNNNAGANMYELMSMNSKSYRKQANSVANNIEIDTKISL, from the coding sequence atgttGGAATTAGAAGTGATACCTGAACGATCTCTCGGCTGCGACAACTGGGAGTTTGCATTAGGCATGCACTTTTCGCAGGCAGTAACGATAATCCAGAGTCTCGTAGGCACAATAAAGGGCGTTCAAGTTCACTATTCGTCGGAAAATCCCTTGGGCGTCGACTTGATAATCAACATGCCTCTCGACGGAATTCGCTTAATTTTCGATCCTGTCGTCCAAAGACTCAAAATCATCGAAGTGTTCAACATGAAGTTGGTAAAGCTGAAATATTGCGGATTGGAGTTCAATTCGCCAGCAGTTGCTCCGAGCATCGAACAGATCGAACATTCGTTCGGGGCAACGCATCCGGGAATTTATGACAGTGCGAAACAGGTTTTTGTCCTGCATTTCCGGGgattgagtttttattttcctgTCGATAGTAAACCACAGCCTGGATACGCCCACGGATTGGGTTCGTTACATTTTGACAGCGGAAAGTCGCCCGTTGTCGCGAAAATGGCGATTTTTAGTGGCGCGAATATCGCAGAGAGCAAACCGCCGGCACTGCCCTTGCAATGTTATCATTCGCAAATTTATCTGGAGTCAGCGACGGTTTTGCGAACGAATTACGGAACGCGAGGCTTGAGACTGAATTTGTACACGGAAGGCACGGTTCGCACgttggaacaaaaaaagcagTGTTTCACGCGCGAAATTTACTTTGGCGACACATGTCAAGATGTCACTTCGAGTATCGGGTCCCCGTCACGGGTCTTCTACAAAAGCGAAGATAAGATGCGAATTCATTCCCCGAGCGCCCAACGAGCGGGCCAGCCCAAACGCAGCgactttttcttcaattatttcaCGCTCGGCATCGATGTGCTGTTCGACGCGAACTCGCAACgcgtcaaaaaattcattcttcaCACAAACTATCCCGGGCACTACAACTTTAACATGTACCATCGTTGCGAATTTCAACTGCAACTCGCTCCCGACAAAATTGCCGAAGACCAACCCATCAACAGCATGGTCAGCGTCACCGCTTACAGCAAATGGGACTCCATTAGTAATCGTTTGACGCCTGCTGAACGTCCTGTGGTCCTCCATCGCGCCGGAAGCACCAACACTGCCAATCCCTTCGGCTCGACCTTCTGCTACGGCTACCAAGACATCATTTTCGAGGTCATGCCAAACAACTACATTGCCTCCCTGACCATTTACAACAACAATGCGGGCGCCAACATGTACGAACTCATGAGCATGAACAGCAAAAGTTATCGGAAACAGGCCAATAGTGTCGCCAACAACATCGAAATTGACACCAAAATCTCCTTGTAA
- the LOC134831445 gene encoding SUZ domain-containing protein 1, producing MSTETDNTKSEVLESWEEIDEVQLDSTVERLKEETMKSRIEEERLAAAAVTTIQKPVMILRRPQSSTTNGGTDNGAGANKPKTQIKSLMQRQQEYAEARMRILGSMPDEEDVTLNGINGSSSTNKTRTSDGDGMLLRR from the exons atgTCCACTGAGACAGACAACACTAAATCAGAAGTTTTGGAAAGTTGGGAGGAAATTGACGAAGTGcag ctCGATTCGACGGTTGAACGCTTGAAAGAGGAAACCATGAAGTCACGAATCGAGGAGGAACGTCTCGCAGCAGCTGCTGTGACAACGATACAGAAGCCCGTGATGATTCTGCGAAGACCGCAATCCTCGACGACAAACGGAGGCACGGACAACGGCGCCGGAGCAAATAAGccaaaaacacaaattaaatCGTTGATGCAACGACAACAGGAATATGCGGAGGCGCGAATGCGGATTCTTGGGTCAATGCCAGATGAGGAAGA tgTAACTTTAAATGGCATCAATGGCAGTAGCAGTACAAACAAAACAAGGACCAGCGACGGAGACGGAATGCTTTTGCGACGGTAG